agaaaggctCCAGGAGACTGGCTTGACGTGAAGTGGATTACTCTGACTCATAGTTCTGATGGGTTTATTAACATTTGCATGGATCATACAGAAATCCACTGTGTTTCttcacactaacaatgaaagggagaaaataaaaagtgccTTTTgaaactgccaaaaaaaaatatttaggaataaacctgactaAGGAGGTAAAAGGCTTAGATGTTGAGaactataaaataatgataaaggaaattgaagattattcaaataaatggaaagagatcccatgctcttggattagaagaattaatgttaaaatgctcaggctactcaaagcaatctatggatttAATGCGATCCCTATTATTTCATTAACTgtgatatttttcacaaaattagaaaaaataatcctaaaatttatatggaaccataaaagacccacaATTACCAAAGCAAccctgggggaaaaaagcaaaggtGGAGGCATAATCCTCCCAGCAACAGTAATCAACACAGTGTAGTAtttgcacaaaaacagacatatggatcaatggaacagaacagaaagctcagaaataactacatcagctcagttcagtcgctcagtcgtgtccaactctttgcaatcccatggaccacagcatgctaggcctccctgtccatcaccaacttccggagcccacccaaacccatgtccattgagtcggtgatgccatccaaccatctcatcctctgtcgtccccttctcctcctgccctcaatctttcccggcatcagggtcttttcaaatgagtcagctcttcgcatcaggtggccaaagtattggagtttcagcttcagcatcagtccttccagtgaacacccagggctggaaactatggtcaattaatcttcaacacgggggcaagaatatacaatgcagaaaaaacagtcttttcagcgagtggtgttgggaaagctggacagcggCATGTatatcaatgaagttagaacacacctTTACActacacacaaagataaactcaaaatggcttaaagacttaaatataagacataacaccacaaaactcctagaggagatcataggcaaaacattccctgacatacatcgtagcaatattttcttaggtcaatCTCCCAAGCCAatagaaatagaagcaaaaataaaaaacaaatgggacctaattaagcttacatctttttgcagagcaaaggaaaccataaacaaaatgaaaagacaactaggagaaaatatttttagatcatatgactgacaagggcttaatttcaaaaaaatttacaaacagggacttccctggtggtccagtgactaagacttcatgttcccaatgcagggggcacaggttccatccctggtcagggaactagatcctgcatgccacaactggagaccccacgtgccacagctaagtccaagcacagcctaaataaatatatttttttaaatatacaaacagctcatacaactcaacaacaacaaaaacaacccaatcaaatggggagaagatctaaacagacatttctccaaagacgacatacagatggccaataggcacatgaacagatgctcaactctgctaattattagagaaatgcaaatcaaaactatgaggtACAATCTCGCACAGGTCAGAATGACCCTTATTAAAGAATCTACAAATAAAAAGCCAGAAATTgcacttctaggcatatatctagagaaaaccgTACTTTGACAAGATaacatgcacccaaatgttcgttgcagcactatttacaattgccaggacatgaaagcaacctaaatgttcatcaacaaaggaatggatagaACTTCCctagttgtccagtggttaagaactggcctgccaatgcaggggacatggtttgatccctggtccaggaagattccacattccatggagcaactaagcccatgtgccacaactactgagcctacgaGCTGCAACTCATgtgcctgtgtgctgcaactactgaagcccaccccaactggagcctgtgctctgcaacaagagaagtgacTGCAATGAGAATCCCATGTTCTGTGACGAAGAGCAGACCCTgatcactgcaaccagagaaagcctgtgcatagGCAATGAAGACCCCgcacaaccaaaagtaaatacaaataaataaaatttaaaaaccagaggaatggataaagaagatgtgtaccatatatacagtggaatattattcagccataaaaaggaaggaaattgggtcatctgtagagatgtgactggacctagagattgtcatagagtgaagtcagtcagaaagagacaaacaaatagcatatattaatgtatatatataaaatctagaaaaaaggcacagatgatcttatttgcaaaacagaaatagagcatagatgtagaaaataaatgtttgaacaccaagggagatgggaggtaggatgaattgggagattgggattgccatatatacactattgatactgtgtataaaataggtaactaatgagaacactgtatagctcagggaattcTACTTAGTGCTCTGTGGGTGAcctaatgggaaagaaatccaaaaaagaggggatatatgtatatatgtatagctgattcactttgctgtgcagtagaaactaacacaacattgtaaagtaaccatactctaataataattaaaaaagaaaagatacatgcagctcaatgttcactgcagcactgtttacaatagccaagacatggaagcaacctaaatgtccatcgacagaccaacaaggacctactgtatagcacaggaaattatactcagtattttgtaataacctatatgggtaaagaacctgaaaaagaatcaatatatgtataactcaatcactgtgatgtatacctgaaattaacacattgtaaatcaactaatcTTCAATACAATTTTAAGTCTTGTAaattgtcgttgttcagtcgctaagtcgtgtccaactctttggactgcagcatgccaggcttccctgtccttcaccctggaatttgctcagattcatgtccactgaatcagtgatgctatctaaccatatcatcctctactgcccccttctccttttacctacaatctttccaagcatcagggtcttctcaagtAAGCTGGCTGTTCACCTCAAGCAgtcaaataacaaatgttggagagggtgtgtagaaaagCAGAACCTCCTATgatgttggtaggaatgtaaattacgcagccactatgcagaacaatatggaggctccctagaaaactaaaaatagagttgtcatatgacccagcaatcctagtCTTGGGCATAtattaccaaaggagaaagggagtggtggaggaataaattaagagtctgggattagcaaatacaaactatataaaatagataaacaacaaggtcctactgtataccacTGGGAAATATATTCACtattctgtaataaaccacaatgaaaagagaaaaatccataAAACAGATCTACATGGGCAAACAATCACTCTCGGGAAtttctggtggtctagtgactgGAACTTGGTGATTtctctgggttcaatccttggtctgggaactaggattccacaagctgggtggcatggtcaaaaaacaactaccaccaccaccacaaaaaacCAACAAAGAAGCCCCCACAACTCTCTGGATACAAGTAAGTGTAAAGAAGCAAAGACTTTATCACATTTGTATTGTAAAATAAGTGAAGGGGGAAAATTTGCATGGATCAAAGACAGTACAACCAGGAATCAAGTAAGTTGCATCCCCAAAAAAATTCCTTTGGCTGAAAAATGATGCAAGTGTATACTTGGATGACAAAGGATGATACTGATTTCTGCAATTAAAACTGAGAGTCACTTAGCCTGGACTGGTCACGACAGTATATTGGGAGGATCTGATTCTCCATTTTTCTGTCAGTGTACCCTGAGACTGGGCTTACCCATCAGACTCACAGAAGAGTGAGGTTTAAACCAAATTCTGGCTTACTTTTTGATAGTTAAGAGTCACTGGAATGCTCTTACTCCTGCTCCAGACAACTCTTCTCTCAGTGCCCCTGAGAAACTAGATCGATAACCAGAAACTAGGTAAGCAGGTTATAAAAGGAAGGGaaacagtcttaaaaaaaaaaaattcatttaaccCAGAGCCCTtgctttgggagtgtggagtcttaaccactggaccagcagggaagtccctcaatacatttttaattatgaTAGCATTTTATGCACAACTTGGTATCACATTTTTAAACTTACATTGGAAACATTTCCCCATGCTATCAAAAACTTCTATATAGCATCTTAATTGGCTGCAATGTTTCCTcctgcaaaaaaggaaaaatacttagaaattaggtcatttccaatttttctctACTGTAATTCTTCAATGAACATCTTCATGTCTGCCCATCCATTTCCATtcatctttttccattttcaacatATCTCCATGGCACTTACTGCCAGCTGTCTCCAATATCTGCTTCCTCCCTCTTTGTCACTGTAATAGAACTTGTGAGCTTTTTAGCTGGGTGTGGGCTGCCAGGGTACTACTAGCTTCCTTGCCCCCTTTGAACTAGGTGTGGTTATGTGACCTCCCGACTAAGATCTAGAGACTGGAATGTGAACAGAAGAGATAGGTACATCCTCCCAAGAAAATATATTGAGACGTACTCAGAATTTTTTATGAAGATAATATCATCCGTGTTTTCGAAAACACCTTTGTAAACGGAAAACTTCTTTGAAACTGCCCTCTGAAGAGAGAATTTCTGCGCTTTTTTCACCTGGGGAAGGCAAAGCGGTATCGATATACAGGCCAAAAGGTCACAAGCAATTAGTGCAGACCTGCGGAAGGAGTTCAATTTTCTAATACCAAACCCCTACACCACGGCACCCAGTGCCATTAAAGAGGAAATATGTAATGAGGCAGATCGATTGTGAAGTTATTAGGTGGCCTACAATGACCCTCGAAGCAATCGGATGGCTCTACTGCCGCTTGAGGCCCGTTGTGGCTCTGAGCTCGATATGGGTCGTTTGGGCTGCATTCCCCGGGCACAATGCCCCTAGAATACTTTGGACATATCAGCAATCCTGCCTATGTCGACCTGAACTCTGCCCATGCAGATGATACCCCATTTACATTCCACCGCCTCGCAGTCAAATACCCAAGACACAGGTCAAGACTAGAACCCGTACTCTTGGCCACTCAGAAACCTCACCCCGGCTCGACCGAAGTTTACGACCCATGGGACAATGCCGGCTGAACCCACATTTCAGTACCGATACTCTTCGGGTACCGGATTCTCCTCATCTACTTGCTCTCCTTCTTCCCTGAAACATTACGCCCCTCCCTCCGCGGTCACGCTAACGTTCCACTTCCTCAGGTCTGCGGGTAAGGAGCGCACAGAGGAGACCCAGGTAGCGGAACCGGAAATGCCTGGGAAAACCGAGGGAAAACTATATCTCCCAGAATGCCCGGTGAGCCTCTGCTCTTCTGTTGAGGCGCCCGATTGGTGAATATTCAAAAAGGACTGCCCCCTCTGAGATCACGCTGGCCAATCACAGGGCAGAGCTGCGGAAAAGCTCGAGGGTGGACAGCGTCACGCGGCTTTCCGGGCAGGTCTAGCGTCAGGGAGCGTGAGAGTTTAGTTGTGGCTAGGCTCCTGGTCTCTAGTCTCAGCTGCGCGtcgctttttgttgcttttgcctGGGTAGTGGCAGGCTTCCTGAGATTTTTCGTCTCGGAGCTCTAGGTGGGGCCCGACCAGCCCGGGAGTCTACCTTTCGGAGGCTGCGCTCGGGAGGAGACATCGCCTcaggtctttttattttttttttttttcgcctccGGTCTTAAAGGGTTCAGGGAAGCGAGGGGGTGCGTGGAGGAGCTCGACAGCCGAATTGGCCTCTCCAAGGactcttctctcccctcccttatCTGCCCCGAGGTCCCTGTGGCGACTGGAAGAAAGCActaccaccaccccaccccacccccaagatgGCATCCATACTCCCTACAACCGAGGCCCAGGTGAGACCAGGTCCCTTCACTTGGTCCAAGGTCCGGTCGCTCCTTTCTGGCCTCCTCCTGGCCTCTTGTACAAGAGGGTTAGGCATGCCGGTCGTGGTGCAAGGGCTCCTGATCCCCTCAAACCCTTTCATCAAGCTGTCTTTGTTCCTaccaggcagagagaagaaatggCTAATCAGTATCGGCCTTTTAGAACCTCCCAACTAGGAACAGGGCCCATAGGAGACTACCTAAGGGTACCTCAGAGTATTTCTGGAATGCTGCTCAAACTTAAACAGTTTTCTAAGCTTCATTCCACACCTGTTGAATgaacagaaacaaacagaaacctcAGGTGATTCTTAATCACACCAGAATACTATAGATTTAAAGAACTGGTGAACTTAGCGAAGGAGAAATACGTCTGGATATGACTGCGCTTAACAATGAGTGtcaggaggaagaaggagagggacCAGCAAAGGGAAAGATATTGGGAGAATCCTAGACCTGTGTTCGCTTTGTGATTCTTCCTGGGCTGCTCACTCATCTCCTTTCTCTTAGAGCAAGGGTCCCCAGCTTCCAGAGTCTAAtgtctaatgcctgatgatctgaggtggagctgatgtaataatagatGTAgggtgcacaataaatgtaacgtgCTTGAATTATCCCGAAATCCACCACCTCCCCATCACCCCACCTCTGGCCGTGGAAAAGCTGTCTCCCACAAAACAGCTTTTTGGTTGGTCCCCGGGGCCAAAAAGAATGGGTAGCGCTGCCTTAGAGCAACCCTGCTTAACTCCCTTGCTGAGAGTTGTTCCCTCTATTCTCTTCTAACAGACTCTTCCAGAACTTCTCAGAGTTTACCATTTTGGTCCTTATACTACCGCTTCCAAAATTACATCTGTTTTTACTCCCTCCTTCCTAAATCCTACCTCCAGCACTCAGAACCCACTCAACCCCACCCCAGGGCTCAGATACCTTTTCCAACAAGCTCTTGTCTCTGATATTTCTAGCTTTTCTCAGCATTCCCAGACAGAGTAAGGTAGTAGCTTTCTGGCTTGGGCTGAGATGGGCTGTCCTGTTGTTTTAGGGAGCTGTGTTGTTTGAGGAGCTGGCTGTCTATTTTTCTCAAGAGGAGTGTGTGAGTCTGCACCCTACCCAGAGGTCCCTCAGCAGAGAAGCGACACAGGAAATGTTTCGAGGACAAGGCCTTGATTGGTAACACACTTGTTTTTCCTACATTTTGGAACTTTCTAGGATTAGGATTGCATATCTCATCCACGTGTTGGTATGGGAGAATGGGACCTATCCTTGAATGATTTATGTGGAAATGACAGTAACTTGAATGTGATTTTCAAAGGGTGAGATGAGTCTTAGGCAAAAATCAGTaattccctggtgtccagtgatTAGCACTACCCAGGTGGAGAAAAAATCTAGCAAGCTGAAGGGTGTGGCCAAAATAGGCAAAAATTCTGTCTATTACAGTGACTGTGGTTTTGCATAAGACATGGCAGTACCTAGTAATCATTCCAAATATTTGTTATGGTCAATTCATAATTTTACTTGTGAAATTCCATTAGTATGGGTTACTATTATTTGCTAAAATTAGAAATTGCTTTAATCTTAAGGGAATGGTGTGCCTTTCTAACTAAGAGGAGCTATATGTAGAAATGTCCCCATGGCTGAGTAGATTTTATCCTTGACTAGGGTtgactcggagaaggcaatggcaccccactccagtactcttgcctggaaaatcccagggacgggggagcctggtgggctgccgtctattgggttgcgaagagttggacaggactgagcgacttcacttgcacttttcactttcatgcattggagaaggaaatggcaacccactccagtgttcttgcctgaagaatcccagggatgggggagcctggtgggctgccgtctatggggtcgcacagagttggacacgattgacccaacttagcagcagcagcagggttgaCTATTTGAACTTTCCCATAACTcgcattttatattttctacttctttcttcattatgttgttttcctctaacTTCTTGAACATGTGAAGCACATTTAtaatagcttttaaaatgttctttctacTAGTTTTGTCATCTGTCATCTCTGGGTCTGCTTTTGTTGATTGATTTTGCTTCTAGTTACAGGtcatatttttctgcttctttccatGCCTGGTAATTTTTGATTGGATGTTGGACATTGTGAGTTTTATGTTGTTGGAtgctggtttttgttgtttttttcgaAATAGTTTTCAGACTTTGGTGTGGTGTGCTAATTTAAGTTACTTGGAATCAATATGATCCTTTCAAGGCTTGCTTTTTGTTCTGTTCGGGTGCGTTCAGAGCAATCTTTAATCTAGGGCTGATTTGGCCTCCTGCTAAGGCAGTATGGATACGGCCTGATGCTTTGTGCAGCAGGGACTGTCTCTACTTTGGAACATGAACTACTGAAGTGTTTTGTGAACTCTGGAGATTGCTCTTTCTATTCCTTTTTGGTGGTTCTTTCCTGGGCCTGGGGTTGTTTTCCTCACATGTATGTAGAGATTAATATGCAGCCAGAGTCTTAAGGAGACCCATCTAGATGCCCAGAGCTCACTGCCTGGACATCTGTTCACTTCTCTGGTATTTTGCCATCACATTCTAGCTGCGTTGACTTTCCTGAATTTGGTCTTCTTGAATCAGCAAAACCACTGAGGACTGGGTTTCCACACACTGCCCTGCAGCCCATAAACCCTTTCTCGGCAGCGAACTGGGGCAATCGTAGGGCTGTTGctttggaaggaaaagaaaatccctTTTGGATTGACATATTGACTTTATAAATTATGAATATTTGGGAGAACACTAAAAAggaatgattttttctttctggcaGGCCTGAGTTTTGTCAGCCATACTACAACTTCCTGGTCCTCTGTGTAACTATCAATAGTTTGTTCTTCCCCCAGTACTACTTGAgggtatttatattttgttttgtttttatcagcAGAAGATGATAAGATTGAGATAATCAGCAGCTACATCTAGAATCTATGGGACTTGAAGAGCTTGCCTTAGAAAAATGTCCCCTTGCTGTGCCCCTCATCTATTACCCAGAAAAGTCTTCTGAGCATGGAGCTGGAAACtttgaaaggaaaatatcagGTGGAACTCCTGCTTGCACGAAAAGGTTCAGAAGCCTTTTAGTCACCATTGAAAACCATACCCCGTTGATAGAACTAGCTCAAAGTTTAGGAACCAGAGCACTTCCTGAAATTCTTCCATTTCCCGAAGAAGGAACGAAAAAGTCATACAAGTGTCCTGAATGTGATCAAAGCTTCGGTCATAGTTCATACCTCGTTTTGCATCAGAAAGCACATGCAGGAAAGAAAAAGTGTAAATGTGATGACTGCGGGAAGATTTTCAATCACAGATCCAACCTGAGAGCTCACAAGATAATCCACACTGTCGAGAAGCCATATAAGTGTGCACAGTGTGGCGGCAGCTTCCGCCAGCCCTCGCACCTGTCTCAGCACAGGAAGACTCACCCGAAGGAGAAAATCCACAGGTGTGGCATATGTGGAAGGGGGTTCACGAGGCTCCGGGGACTGTCACAGCATCAGAAAACCCACACTGCCACAAAAGCCAGCGATAAATATGTCGGTCAGAAAACAAATCTGGCTTTGCCTGAGGAAAAGCACGGGTCAGCCGCCCAGCAGCCGTGCAGTCCCGGCAGGAAATGCTTTGGGCAGCCCTCGTACCCCTGCCCGGGAGAGGCCACAAGGACAATCTGAACACTATAGCAATTGGGGGGaaattttgctttccttctcaAAATTCAAACCCTTAAAGTGTCCTGAGTGTTCGAAGACCTTTCTTTCTACCTCTGAGTTTATCTCTCATCAGAGCATTCACAGTGGGGAAAAGCCCCATAAACCCAAAACATGCACAGAAAGTTTTATTTTGGACTCAGAGCTTGCATGCCACCAGAAGAGTCGACtacacaggagagaaacctttAAAATGTACCAGGTGTGGGAGAAATTTCAGGTTGAAAACACATCTTACTCTCCTTCAGTGAACCCAATCACAAAACACTGTGTAAATATAGCAAATTTTCATTaatgtttgtgtttttcagtATCTGTACTGAAAACTGGGGCACAATTACcctttatgtgccaggcactgtactaagcACTGTATACACATTCCATGTAATATACCATTTAATTTTCACCACAGCCTTGATTTAGACACCACGGTTTCTGTTTTATAACCAAGGGAGCATAGTCAATGTCACAGcccctgaaggaaggcagaaTTCTAACTCAATTACTATCcagattccatttgtatgaaccAAAGAATGATACACAATTTCTAACTCTTGTTTAGTCTGCACACTCAATACTTTATGTTTATCATTTAATTTACTCTTAAGAATAAATCTGACAGAAAAGGACTATCCTCACTTCATAAAAGGGAAGTAGAGCCCACAGAGGGTAAAAGCAGTACCTTGcccatacacaaaaatagcaAGTACTGAAGCTAGCATTTAACCTTGGGTCTCTCAGCCACATTGTGTTGTAAATTGCGTTTGCACCACGTATTAAAACTACAGGCAGCTGGACACTGAGGCAGGCGGGTAAGGAGGCCCATTGTGCCGGCTGCCCTGTGCACATGCTTCCCTCCCTTAGCACTTCATCCCAAGCCTGACTTACACGTATGGTTACAAAGCAACAGAGAGACTCCCCAGGACTTCAGGTTCAAACCCCGTCCCTATAATCAGAGATCGCAGACTACAGAGTACAGCCTTTAAGGTTTTAGTTGAGTTTTggtttctaaaaatgttttcttcctcatATCTAAAGGAAGATACAtataaaaaattgtttaattaaaATACCTGAAAATATAGGTCTCTAGATACTGCTGTTACATATAAATACTGGAGCAAACTATTGTTAAATGGAATGGTTATTAATGTTAAAGAACCAGAGGCTCTGAGCCCAAGGAGTTGAAGGAAGCGGTCAGTGTCCATCAGTGAGACCCATGCTGGTTTTATGATGATGGCTTTTTTACCCTTCTGTTTACAGTGTTAACTGACAGATTCCACAAATGGTCATTAACTCAGAGATATCATTAGCctaccatgtttttttttttctaccatgtTAGTTTTAATGAATATTTGGATGAAAGTTAAGGATGAAAAACTAAGTGCAGAAGTTTATTGCTAGGAACGATTGGTTCACAACATTTTGCAGTATGGATGTTGACACCTACAGAGTGAAAACTTTGTACTGAGAAAATCAACCATTGAACAAATGTCATGGGTTTTGTTATTGATGTAGTGATGGAAATGTGTGTCAAACAAGTCCTTAATGTGATTGCTAGAATATCAGGTCTGTAACAGTCATCACTGATGAAAACAGCATTATTCCAATAACATTGAGTTATGTCAACATTTGACGTTTTGTAAAGAAACTGTGGAATTTGTTATTCTTGAAGCAGTTGGTTGaactcaaaaaataattttgtttacagCTTTACTGCAGTAGGTAATAGTCTATTCACATCTCCCCATTTAACACAGAAAATTATTAACACAGTAATTCAGGGAGTTAAAACTAAAAACAAGTGACGTTTCACCACAAATGACATTCTGAGTCTAACTCTTGCAGTTCTGTATAATTAAATAGCATTGTTCTGATGACTATAACATGTTGTGTAATGATACTGCAGATTTTGCTCAAAGTAATTACCAATTTACTACATATGTGTGCTAAGCGGGTTTTTGAAATTGTTCATTAAACTTGTTATGTCTATAGGATTTCAGTTGGAAAGTGTTGATGCTTGGAccatgtgtttaaaaaataattaaatgatctTCATTAGAAGTGTGTATATCCATTGTTTCAGTTTTGCAGGTTGAGAAAGCTGTTGATCTGATATGAAGatgatttgatatttgatatCCATCCTTTCAGGGCCCATGAGACTGCAGGTGttcttatttttgacatctttccTTGTGTTAGTATGAGGAGGGTGGGGAaatgacatacatatatatttatataaatctgAGAATATGCTGCAATCTCTAGTTCATTTGGACCCCTTAGAAGTATGTTTGTTGGAGGCACTTGGGCTGTTTAATATTTTGACTTTTACAGTTTTTGGTGTGTACTCATCAGTGCAGGCTCTCACTGGGCAGTGACTATCTGATGTGCCAATTTGacatataataaatgttttttgttttttaatgaacgTTAGCAATGAGGtgaactttaatttaaaaaatttttcttcacaCTTCCGTAGTTTTAGATGGCAATGAGCTGAATTTTGAAGACTGGAGGGATTGTGGTTTGCAGGGGGTTAACGAATGACTTCGGGCCATTTAATGATGGAAATAAAACGGAAGTCAGAAGAAAATTCCAGAGCTACTCCAGGATACTGCATTAGAAGTCAACTTCCTTTGCAGTTTCTGCTCCACGGCGGCGGCACCTCCGGCCCCGCAGGCCAGCGAAGACCCGCGTGGGCCTCCACCTGGGGTAAAGATTAGAGGCGAGATTCGCGAAGTGGGGCTCGCACATGGGTTTGCGCGGGCTCGGAACAATCTTGCGGCCTTTGACCCGAGCCGTGCAGGCCGGTGGAAATACCAACGACGCGAGACGCGCTAGAGCGGCCCACAGGCTGGGAACCGGAAATCTTGCGCTTACTTCCGGCGCTCTCTTTGGGCGGTGCAATTGCGCGCTCCTAGAGCAGccactcggagaaggcaatggcacgccgctccagtactcttgcctggagaatcccatggacggaggagcctggtaggctgcagtccatggggtcgctaagagtcggacacgactgagcgacttcactttcactttcatgtgctggagaaggaaatgacaacccactccagtgttcttgcctggagaatcccagggactgggaagcctgatgggctgtcgtctatggggtcgcacagagtcggacactactgaagtgacttagcagcagcagcagcagcagagcagccactccagtgttcttgcctggagaatcctagggacgggggagcctggtgggctgccgtctctgaggtcgcgcagagtcggacacgactgaagcgacttagcagcagcagcagagcagccAAAGTGCGGGGAGCTGCGGACTCAGTGGGCGCTCTGCCTGGCTCCCGACCAACCCCCACTACCCCGGGAGAGGAGGCCTCTGCAGGGGCTGGGCGGCCGGGTGAGAGTGTTTGCCGAGGTTCATGGTGCCCAGGCACCAGCGAGAGGGTTAGGCGGGTGTGACTGTCCGTGACCTCCCACCCTGGATCTCGCACGACTAGGCACCCACTGCCCTGGGGACAGGAGAAGGAGCCTGACGCCACCTCCCTGGTGGCCCTAACCCCGTTTTGCCAACGCGGAGTTACGGACTCGCCCTGCCTGTTTGAGTTGTCAAAAGGCATACTTTGACCTCA
The sequence above is drawn from the Cervus canadensis isolate Bull #8, Minnesota chromosome 32, ASM1932006v1, whole genome shotgun sequence genome and encodes:
- the ZNF597 gene encoding zinc finger protein 597, giving the protein MPDNQQLHLESMGLEELALEKCPLAVPLIYYPEKSSEHGAGNFERKISGGTPACTKRFRSLLVTIENHTPLIELAQSLGTRALPEILPFPEEGTKKSYKCPECDQSFGHSSYLVLHQKAHAGKKKCKCDDCGKIFNHRSNLRAHKIIHTVEKPYKCAQCGGSFRQPSHLSQHRKTHPKEKIHRCGICGRGFTRLRGLSQHQKTHTATKASDKYVGQKTNLALPEEKHGSAAQQPCSPGRKCFGQPSYPCPGEATRTI